The following coding sequences are from one Helicoverpa armigera isolate CAAS_96S chromosome 2, ASM3070526v1, whole genome shotgun sequence window:
- the LOC110381467 gene encoding tuberin isoform X6, whose product MSSRDRSLQDKLKVLFKKGPSAPLPARNELVVSGEVERELSADTPLHRRLRALKELGEKAIHVRVQEGGVEKLWSLTRDLLEESNVEARHAALWFLRCLAEGQADYLQIMRTILFHYLRDTHARHPPEDSQLRFKLLHTLTNTGKNINCFEEEIGPFLLEWLPQIQPPTQLVEFLQLIINVVKFNATYLDEEIVHGIVNNACHLCVYSAEAAVVQCGLSLLEAVVSYSLLPRAALRTFVAALCRTVNLEHYCQTSWKLMRNVVGADMGHAALQQLVELLRAGSEEGGLLRGAVFYINMALWGPRRVPTLRVSFLAVLPAFLKALEGNQPVVTYEVVLSVQSVVSRVPLELCEPAWDVLLAILRVVLQQDKSYEPPNELIHNQVHAVITSIEQLQDAGQYCGDADALLELIDRCGHERPEASTMRLVSARAAALAPWGAEGAGAAAALAERYLRHEPRRAVRLHTLHAILAFIKRNRYLYGEELTELVGLPVLGACALDADVALRAAAARALAELAQASASDACTDLIDLLEKILNRPFEMYVSDVAIPAEADVSDLCGAAAGLLALLQHKLHAAPAAHAARCFLVLLDHLDAHYRRHALFMHHPDIRIKIFEMLFGLRANQFNCVGFCYDASGAAVHGAAALRLKPVCSPFLMAEPPAQRGHQHQPPQPKDLPPGVSLLPVGRAARLLAAALTREKDWAVLARVLRALPLLLQARALALGRRAQDIDMLASTLCSMVSDRSLNFPECLRVPSGQKLLVSEFHGAALPGLASLAPYHSYLEPQTQQRIVRCLLKYGMVLRTPQPYINALTIFTLETRETMVKMLPEVLLDLSKISDTKAIASPMLEFLSTLTRLPKVFASFVEDQYMSVFAILLPYTNPSRYNHYVVSLAHHVIAAWFLKCRLSYRRNFVRFIIHGLHNYIIMPFEEQLQYKTNHFPNANEDSSNRQRSSSLGSKAVSRAPLGGRAGGASASAAFHVELTETCLDLLARYTSTPCSVKPHRSDTAEFLFSGGQSMTWLVGHKLITITTSGCLQNSIKQGLCDRCAALCRQHADSVAAPLPPLPPAGADQPAPARPQGPAKECGAEAEAGGGNQLQPPAPHNPPEVKRQNSSENNKTNDPLVAVLNQFSQHFEKISKEVDTDEAAWSRVGELAAAGLCPCWCANWAEVHVRSPTGDVCWVMRMQNQMNWDYLLESPLQELAALLSPAGGAAGEARGAGEAAARTGEAAGRTGEAAGRAGEDSAPRSRSGSSSSQSRPQSSLPQDLHKSSSDSIVGNDKKTQQASQSIMSQPQNSSAAGSSASRMSTQPINIPGSPQRQSSSSATDDDDMLLIVPEGKSRHPVRRSNSSPEMSSSWKAAALQASTPAAPAAPAPAPAADLTLHPDDMILLPSCEPTGSTSLSMHATKKAAKKSDMRVSCEAIPEEMCGTSPHAAHHHHLMTYNSDPALRARACAGTGDAPPAPAAAPNHHHQLQKTASDGTVPEGRRGDDLPPLARSKRSNTISVMSPTRRHSASAGRAGGGAGGAVGAGGGGVTPSFVFLQLYHNMSTYPITPPVPGETPTILNPLAERPLRVSGVQHERTIKNLDLVPPVETYKIGVLYVGPGQQDNEVLILKNEYGSVRYAEFLTQLGTLVSLEGGDDDQPHLFLNLEKGGKDGHYTYVWNDDIMQVLFHVATAMPSSAKDPTCNEKRKYIGNDYVSIVYNDSGADFNIHTIKGQLNFCIVVVEPYEHGMNRVFIKTKDERIRTKFLAHLDTHCVSDANVALLARQMALHCALASHISQSLKLGGAPYASNSLERLRIIKRLRVRAQAERLAAAARAPEPYAGPPDLAHRVAIDDFNDYT is encoded by the exons ATGAGTTCTAGAGATAGGTCGCTTCAAGACAAGTTGAAAGTGCTCTTCAAAAAGGGTCCTTCGG CGCCGCTGCCGGCGCGCAACGAGCTGGTGGTGAGCGGCGAGGTGGAGCGCGAGCTGAGCGCGGACACGCCGCTGCACCGCCGCCTGCGCGCGCTCAAGGAGCTCGGCGAGAAGGCCATCCACGTCCGCGTGCAGGAG GGTGGAGTAGAAAAGCTTTGGTCATTAACAAGAGATCTCCTAGAAGAGAGCAATGTGGAGGCTCGACATGCAGCCCTGTGGTTCCTGCGGTGCCTGGCGGAGGGGCAGGCAGACTACCTGCAGATCATGCGCACCATCCTGTTCCACTACCTGCGAGATACACACGCGCGGCACCCGCCGGAGGACTCACAGCTGCGCTTCAAGTTACTGCACACACTGACCAACACCGGCAAGAATATCAACTGTTTTGAAGAAGAG ATTGGTCCGTTCCTGCTGGAGTGGCTGCCACAGATCCAGCCGCCCACGCAGCTGGTGGAGTTCCTGCAGCTCATCATCAATGTTGTCAAGTTCAACGCCACATACCTAGATGAGGAGATAGTACATGGAATTGTCAA CAACGCGTGCCACCTGTGCGTGTACAGCGCGGAGGCGGCGGTGGTGCAGTGCGGGCTGTCGCTGCTGGAGGCCGTGGTGTCCTACTCGCTGCTGCCGCGCGCCGCGCTGCGCACCTTCGTGGCCGCGCTGTGCCGCACCGTCAACCTCGAGCACTACTGCCAGACCAGCTGGAAG CTGATGCGCAACGTGGTGGGCGCGGACATGGGGCACGCGGCGCTGCAGCAGCTGGTGGAGCTGCTGCGCGCCGGCAGCGAGGAGGGCGGGCTGCTGCGCGGCGCCGTGTTCTACATCAACATGGCGCTGTGGGGGCCGCGCCGCGTGCCCACGCTGCGCGTCTCCTTCCTCGCCGTGCTGCCCGCCTTCCTCAAG GCGCTGGAGGGCAACCAGCCGGTGGTGACGTACGAGGTGGTGCTGAGCGTGCAGAGCGTGGTGTCGCGCGTGCCGCTGGAGCTGTGCGAGCCCGCCTGGGACGTGCTGCTGGCCATCCTGCGCGTCGTGCTGCAGCAGGACA AGAGCTACGAGCCGCCCAACGAGCTGATCCACAACCAGGTGCACGCGGTCATCACGTCCATCGAGCAGCTGCAGGACGCGGGCCAGTACTGCGGCGACGCGGACGCGCTGCTGGAGCTCATCGACCGCTGCGGCCACGAGCGGCCCGAGGCGTCCACCATGCGGCTGGTgtcggcgcgggcggcggcgctggcgccgtggggcgcggagggcgcgggcgcggcggcggcgctggcggaGCGCTAcctgcgccacgagccgcgccgCGCCGTGCGCCTGCACACGCTGCACGCCATCCTCGCCTTCATCAAGCGGAACAG GTACCTGTACGGCGAGGAGCTGACGGAGCTGGTGGGGCTGCCGGTGCTGGGCGCGTGCGCGCTGGACGCGGACGTGGCGctgcgggcggcggcggcgcgggcgctggCCGAGCTGGCGCAGGCCTCCGCCTCCGACGCCTGCACCGACCTCATCGACCTGCTGGAGAAGATCCTCAACCGGCCCTTCGAGATGTACGTGTCGGACGTGGCCATCCCGGCGGAGGCGGACGTGTCGGACCtgtgcggcgcggcggcggggcTGCTGGCGCTGCTGCAGCACAAGCTGCACGCGGCGCCGGCCGCGCACGCCGCGCGCTGCTTCCTCGTGCTGCTCGACCACCTGGACGCGCACTACCGCCGCCACGCGCTCTTCATGCACCACCCCGACATACGCATCAAG ATCTTCGAGATGCTGTTCGGCCTGCGCGCCAACCAGTTCAACTGCGTGGGGTTCTGCTACGACGCGAGCGGCGCGGCCGTGCACGGCGCCGCGGCGCTGCGCCTCAAGCCCGTGTGCTCGCCCTTCCTCATGGCCGAGCCGCCCGCGCAGCGCGGCCACCAGCACCAGCCGCCGCAGCCCAAGGACCTGCCGCCG GGCGTGTCGCTGCTGCCGGTggggcgcgcggcgcggctgCTGGCGGCGGCGCTGACGCGCGAGAAGGACTGGGCGGTGCTGGCGCGGGTGCTGCGCGCGCTGCCGCTGCTGCTGCAGGCGCGCGCGCTGGCGCTGGGCCGGCGCGCGCAGGACATCGACATGCTGGCCTCCACGCTGTGCTCCATG GTCTCGGACCGCAGCCTGAACTTCCCGGAGTGCCTGCGCGTGCCCAGCGGACAGAAGCTGCTGGTGTCGGAGTTCCACGGCGCGGCGCTGCCGGGGCTGGCCTCGCTGGCGCCCTACCACAGCTACCTCGAGCCGCAGACGCAGCAGAGGATCGTGCGCTGTCTGCTCAAATACGGCATGG TCCTACGAACGCCACAGCCCTATATAAATGCCTTAACGATATTTACGTTAGAAACCAGAGAAACTATGGTGAAAATGTTACCGGAGGTACTGTTAGACCTGTCCAAGATCTCTGACACCAAGGCCATCGCTAGTCCCATGCTCGAGTTCTTGTCAA CGCTGACGCGGCTGCCGAAGGTGTTCGCGTCGTTCGTGGAGGACCAGTACATGTCGGTGTTCGCGATCCTGCTGCCCTACACCAACCCGTCGCGCTACAACCACTACGTGGTGTCGCTGGCCCACCACGTCATCGCCGCCTGGTTCCTCAAGTGCCGCCTCTCCTACCGCCGCAACTTCGTGCGCTTCATCATACAC GGTCTACACAACTACATCATCATGCCGTTCGAGGAGCAGCTGCAGTACAAGACCAACCACTTCCCCAACGCCAACGAGGACTCCTCCAATAGACAACGCAGCTCTAGTTTG GGTTCAAAAGCCGTGTCCCGGGCGCCGCTCGGCGGGCGGGCGGGCGGAGCCTCCGCCTCGGCCGCCTTCCACGTGGAGCTGACGGAGACGTGCCTGGACCTGCTGGCGCGCTACACCTCCACGCCCTGCAGCGTCAAGCCGCACAG GAGTGACACGGCAGAGTTCCTGTTCAGCGGCGGGCAGTCGATGACGTGGCTGGTGGGGCACAAGCTCATCACCATCACGACGTCGGGCTGCCTGCAGAACTCCATCAAGCAGGGCCTGTGCGACCG GTGCGCCGCGCTGTGCCGCCAGCACGCCGACAGCGTGGcggcgccgctgccgccgctgccgcccgccGGCGCCGACCAGCCCGCCCCGGCCCGACCACAG GGCCCAGCGAAGGAGTGCGGTGCGGAGGCGGAGGCGGGCGGCGGCAACCAGCTGcagccgcccgcgccgcacaACCCGCCCGAAGTCAAGCG ACAAAACTCGTCAGAGAACAACAAGACGAACGACCCCCTCGTGGCCGTCCTCAACCAGTTCTCGCAACACTTCGAGAAGATCTCCAAGGAAGTG GACACGGACGAGGCGGCGTGGTCGCGCGTGGGCGAGCTGGCGGCGGCCGGGCTGTGCCCCTGCTGGTGCGCCAACTGGGCCGAGGTGCACGTGCGCTCGCCCACCGGCGACGTGTGCTGGGTCATGCGCATGCAGAACCAG ATGAACTGGGACTACCTGCTGGAGTCGCCGCTGCAGGAGCTGGCGGCGCTGCTGTCGCCGGCGGGCGGGGCGGCGGGcgaggcgcggggcgcgggcgaGGCGGCGGCGCGGACGGGCGAGGCGGCGGGGCGGACGGGCGAGGCGGCGGGGCGGGCGGGCGAGGACAGCGCCCCGCGGTCCCGCAGCGGCTCGTCGTCGTCGCAGTCGCGGCCGCAGTCCTCGCTGCCTCAGGACCTGCACAaatctag TTCAGACTCAATAGTCGGCAATGACAAGAAAACTCAGCAAGCGTCGCAGTCCATCATGTCGCAGCCTCAGAA TAGCAGTGCGGCGGGCAGCAGCGCGAGCCGCATGAGCACGCAGCCCATCAACATCCCCGGCTCCCCGCAGCGCCAGAGCTCGTCGTCCGCCACCGACGACGACGACATGCTGCTCATCGTGCCCGAG GGCAAGTCGCGGCACCCGGTGCGGCGCTCCAACTCGTCGCCGGAGATGTCGTCGTCGTGGAAGGCGGCGGCGCTGCAGGCCTCCACCCccgccgcccccgccgcccccgcgcccgcccccgccgcagacctcacgctgcaccccGACGACATGATCCTGCTGCCCAGCTGCGAGCCCAC CGGCAGCACGTCGCTGTCGATGCACGCGACGAAGAAGGCGGCCAAGAAGAGCGACATGCGCGTGTCGTGCGAGGCCATCCCCGAGGAGATGTGCGGCACCTCGCCCCACGCCgcccaccaccaccacctcATGACCTACAACTCCGACCCCG CACTAAGAGCCCGCGCGTGTGCAGGCACCGGCGACGCGCCCCcagcgcccgccgccgcgcccaaCCACCACCACCAGCTGCAGAAG ACGGCGAGCGACGGCACGGTGCCGGAGGGGCGGCGCGGCGACGACCTgccgccgctcgcgcgctcCAAGCGCTCCAACACCATCTCCGTCATGAGCCCCACGCGCCGCCACAG TGCGTCGGCGGGcagggcgggcggcggcgcgggcggcgcggtgggcgcgggcggcggcggcgtcaCGCCCTCCTTCGTGTTCCTGCAGCTATACCACAACATGAGCACCTACCCCATCACGCCGCCGGTGCCAG GTGAGACGCCGACGATCCTGAACCCGCTGGCGGAGCGGCCGCTGCGAGTGTCGGGCGTGCAACACGAACGTACCATCAAGAACCTCGACCTCGTGCCGCCCGTAGAGACATACAAA ATCGGAGTGTTGTACGTGGGGCCCGGACAACAAGACAACGAAGTTTTAATATTGAAGAACGAATACGGCAGTGTGAG GTACGCGGAGTTCCTGACGCAGCTGGGCACGCTGGTGTCGCTGGAGGGCGGCGACGACGACCAGCCGCACCTCTTCCTCAACCTGGAGAAGGGCGGCAAGGACGGACACTACACATACGTGTGGAACGACGACATCATGCAGGTGCTGTTCCACGTGGCCACGGCCATGCCCTCGTCGGCGAAGGACCCCACGTGCAACGAGAAGCGCAAGTACATCGGCAACGACTACGTGAGCATCGTGTACAACGACTCCGGCGCTGACTTCAACATACACACCATCAAG GGCCAGCTGAACTTCTGCATCGTGGTGGTGGAGCCGTACGAGCACGGCATGAACCGCGTGTTCATCAAGACCAAGGACGAGCGCATCCGCACCAAGTTCCTCGCGCACCTCGACACGCACTGCGTGTCCGACGCCAACGTGGCGCTGCTGGCGCGGCAGATGGCGCTGCACTGCGCG CTGGCGTCGCACATCTCGCAGTCGCTGAAGCTGGGCGGCGCGCCGTACGCGTCCAACTCGCTGGAGCGGCTGCGCATCATCAAGCGGCTGCGCGTGCGCGCGCAGGCGGAGcggctggcggcggcggcgcgggcgccggaGCCCTACGCCGGCCCGCCCGACCTGGCGCACCGCGTCGCCATCGACGACTTCAACGACTACACCTAG
- the LOC110381467 gene encoding tuberin isoform X2 gives MSSRDRSLQDKLKVLFKKGPSAPLPARNELVVSGEVERELSADTPLHRRLRALKELGEKAIHVRVQEGGVEKLWSLTRDLLEESNVEARHAALWFLRCLAEGQADYLQIMRTILFHYLRDTHARHPPEDSQLRFKLLHTLTNTGKNINCFEEEIGPFLLEWLPQIQPPTQLVEFLQLIINVVKFNATYLDEEIVHGIVNNACHLCVYSAEAAVVQCGLSLLEAVVSYSLLPRAALRTFVAALCRTVNLEHYCQTSWKLMRNVVGADMGHAALQQLVELLRAGSEEGGLLRGAVFYINMALWGPRRVPTLRVSFLAVLPAFLKALEGNQPVVTYEVVLSVQSVVSRVPLELCEPAWDVLLAILRVVLQQDKSYEPPNELIHNQVHAVITSIEQLQDAGQYCGDADALLELIDRCGHERPEASTMRLVSARAAALAPWGAEGAGAAAALAERYLRHEPRRAVRLHTLHAILAFIKRNRYLYGEELTELVGLPVLGACALDADVALRAAAARALAELAQASASDACTDLIDLLEKILNRPFEMYVSDVAIPAEADVSDLCGAAAGLLALLQHKLHAAPAAHAARCFLVLLDHLDAHYRRHALFMHHPDIRIKIFEMLFGLRANQFNCVGFCYDASGAAVHGAAALRLKPVCSPFLMAEPPAQRGHQHQPPQPKDLPPGVSLLPVGRAARLLAAALTREKDWAVLARVLRALPLLLQARALALGRRAQDIDMLASTLCSMVSDRSLNFPECLRVPSGQKLLVSEFHGAALPGLASLAPYHSYLEPQTQQRIVRCLLKYGMVLRTPQPYINALTIFTLETRETMVKMLPEVLLDLSKISDTKAIASPMLEFLSTLTRLPKVFASFVEDQYMSVFAILLPYTNPSRYNHYVVSLAHHVIAAWFLKCRLSYRRNFVRFIIHGLHNYIIMPFEEQLQYKTNHFPNANEDSSNRQRSSSLGSKAVSRAPLGGRAGGASASAAFHVELTETCLDLLARYTSTPCSVKPHRSDTAEFLFSGGQSMTWLVGHKLITITTSGCLQNSIKQGLCDRCAALCRQHADSVAAPLPPLPPAGADQPAPARPQGPAKECGAEAEAGGGNQLQPPAPHNPPEVKRYSKHSLQHCAAPAPPPPAPPAASRQNSSENNKTNDPLVAVLNQFSQHFEKISKEVCGAQDTDEAAWSRVGELAAAGLCPCWCANWAEVHVRSPTGDVCWVMRMQNQMNWDYLLESPLQELAALLSPAGGAAGEARGAGEAAARTGEAAGRTGEAAGRAGEDSAPRSRSGSSSSQSRPQSSLPQDLHKSSSDSIVGNDKKTQQASQSIMSQPQNSAAGSSASRMSTQPINIPGSPQRQSSSSATDDDDMLLIVPEGKSRHPVRRSNSSPEMSSSWKAAALQASTPAAPAAPAPAPAADLTLHPDDMILLPSCEPTGSTSLSMHATKKAAKKSDMRVSCEAIPEEMCGTSPHAAHHHHLMTYNSDPALRARACAGTGDAPPAPAAAPNHHHQLQKTASDGTVPEGRRGDDLPPLARSKRSNTISVMSPTRRHSASAGRAGGGAGGAVGAGGGGVTPSFVFLQLYHNMSTYPITPPVPGETPTILNPLAERPLRVSGVQHERTIKNLDLVPPVETYKIGVLYVGPGQQDNEVLILKNEYGSVRYAEFLTQLGTLVSLEGGDDDQPHLFLNLEKGGKDGHYTYVWNDDIMQVLFHVATAMPSSAKDPTCNEKRKYIGNDYVSIVYNDSGADFNIHTIKGQLNFCIVVVEPYEHGMNRVFIKTKDERIRTKFLAHLDTHCVSDANVALLARQMALHCALASHISQSLKLGGAPYASNSLERLRIIKRLRVRAQAERLAAAARAPEPYAGPPDLAHRVAIDDFNDYT, from the exons ATGAGTTCTAGAGATAGGTCGCTTCAAGACAAGTTGAAAGTGCTCTTCAAAAAGGGTCCTTCGG CGCCGCTGCCGGCGCGCAACGAGCTGGTGGTGAGCGGCGAGGTGGAGCGCGAGCTGAGCGCGGACACGCCGCTGCACCGCCGCCTGCGCGCGCTCAAGGAGCTCGGCGAGAAGGCCATCCACGTCCGCGTGCAGGAG GGTGGAGTAGAAAAGCTTTGGTCATTAACAAGAGATCTCCTAGAAGAGAGCAATGTGGAGGCTCGACATGCAGCCCTGTGGTTCCTGCGGTGCCTGGCGGAGGGGCAGGCAGACTACCTGCAGATCATGCGCACCATCCTGTTCCACTACCTGCGAGATACACACGCGCGGCACCCGCCGGAGGACTCACAGCTGCGCTTCAAGTTACTGCACACACTGACCAACACCGGCAAGAATATCAACTGTTTTGAAGAAGAG ATTGGTCCGTTCCTGCTGGAGTGGCTGCCACAGATCCAGCCGCCCACGCAGCTGGTGGAGTTCCTGCAGCTCATCATCAATGTTGTCAAGTTCAACGCCACATACCTAGATGAGGAGATAGTACATGGAATTGTCAA CAACGCGTGCCACCTGTGCGTGTACAGCGCGGAGGCGGCGGTGGTGCAGTGCGGGCTGTCGCTGCTGGAGGCCGTGGTGTCCTACTCGCTGCTGCCGCGCGCCGCGCTGCGCACCTTCGTGGCCGCGCTGTGCCGCACCGTCAACCTCGAGCACTACTGCCAGACCAGCTGGAAG CTGATGCGCAACGTGGTGGGCGCGGACATGGGGCACGCGGCGCTGCAGCAGCTGGTGGAGCTGCTGCGCGCCGGCAGCGAGGAGGGCGGGCTGCTGCGCGGCGCCGTGTTCTACATCAACATGGCGCTGTGGGGGCCGCGCCGCGTGCCCACGCTGCGCGTCTCCTTCCTCGCCGTGCTGCCCGCCTTCCTCAAG GCGCTGGAGGGCAACCAGCCGGTGGTGACGTACGAGGTGGTGCTGAGCGTGCAGAGCGTGGTGTCGCGCGTGCCGCTGGAGCTGTGCGAGCCCGCCTGGGACGTGCTGCTGGCCATCCTGCGCGTCGTGCTGCAGCAGGACA AGAGCTACGAGCCGCCCAACGAGCTGATCCACAACCAGGTGCACGCGGTCATCACGTCCATCGAGCAGCTGCAGGACGCGGGCCAGTACTGCGGCGACGCGGACGCGCTGCTGGAGCTCATCGACCGCTGCGGCCACGAGCGGCCCGAGGCGTCCACCATGCGGCTGGTgtcggcgcgggcggcggcgctggcgccgtggggcgcggagggcgcgggcgcggcggcggcgctggcggaGCGCTAcctgcgccacgagccgcgccgCGCCGTGCGCCTGCACACGCTGCACGCCATCCTCGCCTTCATCAAGCGGAACAG GTACCTGTACGGCGAGGAGCTGACGGAGCTGGTGGGGCTGCCGGTGCTGGGCGCGTGCGCGCTGGACGCGGACGTGGCGctgcgggcggcggcggcgcgggcgctggCCGAGCTGGCGCAGGCCTCCGCCTCCGACGCCTGCACCGACCTCATCGACCTGCTGGAGAAGATCCTCAACCGGCCCTTCGAGATGTACGTGTCGGACGTGGCCATCCCGGCGGAGGCGGACGTGTCGGACCtgtgcggcgcggcggcggggcTGCTGGCGCTGCTGCAGCACAAGCTGCACGCGGCGCCGGCCGCGCACGCCGCGCGCTGCTTCCTCGTGCTGCTCGACCACCTGGACGCGCACTACCGCCGCCACGCGCTCTTCATGCACCACCCCGACATACGCATCAAG ATCTTCGAGATGCTGTTCGGCCTGCGCGCCAACCAGTTCAACTGCGTGGGGTTCTGCTACGACGCGAGCGGCGCGGCCGTGCACGGCGCCGCGGCGCTGCGCCTCAAGCCCGTGTGCTCGCCCTTCCTCATGGCCGAGCCGCCCGCGCAGCGCGGCCACCAGCACCAGCCGCCGCAGCCCAAGGACCTGCCGCCG GGCGTGTCGCTGCTGCCGGTggggcgcgcggcgcggctgCTGGCGGCGGCGCTGACGCGCGAGAAGGACTGGGCGGTGCTGGCGCGGGTGCTGCGCGCGCTGCCGCTGCTGCTGCAGGCGCGCGCGCTGGCGCTGGGCCGGCGCGCGCAGGACATCGACATGCTGGCCTCCACGCTGTGCTCCATG GTCTCGGACCGCAGCCTGAACTTCCCGGAGTGCCTGCGCGTGCCCAGCGGACAGAAGCTGCTGGTGTCGGAGTTCCACGGCGCGGCGCTGCCGGGGCTGGCCTCGCTGGCGCCCTACCACAGCTACCTCGAGCCGCAGACGCAGCAGAGGATCGTGCGCTGTCTGCTCAAATACGGCATGG TCCTACGAACGCCACAGCCCTATATAAATGCCTTAACGATATTTACGTTAGAAACCAGAGAAACTATGGTGAAAATGTTACCGGAGGTACTGTTAGACCTGTCCAAGATCTCTGACACCAAGGCCATCGCTAGTCCCATGCTCGAGTTCTTGTCAA CGCTGACGCGGCTGCCGAAGGTGTTCGCGTCGTTCGTGGAGGACCAGTACATGTCGGTGTTCGCGATCCTGCTGCCCTACACCAACCCGTCGCGCTACAACCACTACGTGGTGTCGCTGGCCCACCACGTCATCGCCGCCTGGTTCCTCAAGTGCCGCCTCTCCTACCGCCGCAACTTCGTGCGCTTCATCATACAC GGTCTACACAACTACATCATCATGCCGTTCGAGGAGCAGCTGCAGTACAAGACCAACCACTTCCCCAACGCCAACGAGGACTCCTCCAATAGACAACGCAGCTCTAGTTTG GGTTCAAAAGCCGTGTCCCGGGCGCCGCTCGGCGGGCGGGCGGGCGGAGCCTCCGCCTCGGCCGCCTTCCACGTGGAGCTGACGGAGACGTGCCTGGACCTGCTGGCGCGCTACACCTCCACGCCCTGCAGCGTCAAGCCGCACAG GAGTGACACGGCAGAGTTCCTGTTCAGCGGCGGGCAGTCGATGACGTGGCTGGTGGGGCACAAGCTCATCACCATCACGACGTCGGGCTGCCTGCAGAACTCCATCAAGCAGGGCCTGTGCGACCG GTGCGCCGCGCTGTGCCGCCAGCACGCCGACAGCGTGGcggcgccgctgccgccgctgccgcccgccGGCGCCGACCAGCCCGCCCCGGCCCGACCACAG GGCCCAGCGAAGGAGTGCGGTGCGGAGGCGGAGGCGGGCGGCGGCAACCAGCTGcagccgcccgcgccgcacaACCCGCCCGAAGTCAAGCG CTACAGCAAGCACTCGCTGCAGCActgcgccgcgcccgcgccgccgccgcccgcgccgcccgccgcctcCAG ACAAAACTCGTCAGAGAACAACAAGACGAACGACCCCCTCGTGGCCGTCCTCAACCAGTTCTCGCAACACTTCGAGAAGATCTCCAAGGAAGTG TGCGGTGCGCAGGACACGGACGAGGCGGCGTGGTCGCGCGTGGGCGAGCTGGCGGCGGCCGGGCTGTGCCCCTGCTGGTGCGCCAACTGGGCCGAGGTGCACGTGCGCTCGCCCACCGGCGACGTGTGCTGGGTCATGCGCATGCAGAACCAG ATGAACTGGGACTACCTGCTGGAGTCGCCGCTGCAGGAGCTGGCGGCGCTGCTGTCGCCGGCGGGCGGGGCGGCGGGcgaggcgcggggcgcgggcgaGGCGGCGGCGCGGACGGGCGAGGCGGCGGGGCGGACGGGCGAGGCGGCGGGGCGGGCGGGCGAGGACAGCGCCCCGCGGTCCCGCAGCGGCTCGTCGTCGTCGCAGTCGCGGCCGCAGTCCTCGCTGCCTCAGGACCTGCACAaatctag TTCAGACTCAATAGTCGGCAATGACAAGAAAACTCAGCAAGCGTCGCAGTCCATCATGTCGCAGCCTCAGAA CAGTGCGGCGGGCAGCAGCGCGAGCCGCATGAGCACGCAGCCCATCAACATCCCCGGCTCCCCGCAGCGCCAGAGCTCGTCGTCCGCCACCGACGACGACGACATGCTGCTCATCGTGCCCGAG GGCAAGTCGCGGCACCCGGTGCGGCGCTCCAACTCGTCGCCGGAGATGTCGTCGTCGTGGAAGGCGGCGGCGCTGCAGGCCTCCACCCccgccgcccccgccgcccccgcgcccgcccccgccgcagacctcacgctgcaccccGACGACATGATCCTGCTGCCCAGCTGCGAGCCCAC CGGCAGCACGTCGCTGTCGATGCACGCGACGAAGAAGGCGGCCAAGAAGAGCGACATGCGCGTGTCGTGCGAGGCCATCCCCGAGGAGATGTGCGGCACCTCGCCCCACGCCgcccaccaccaccacctcATGACCTACAACTCCGACCCCG CACTAAGAGCCCGCGCGTGTGCAGGCACCGGCGACGCGCCCCcagcgcccgccgccgcgcccaaCCACCACCACCAGCTGCAGAAG ACGGCGAGCGACGGCACGGTGCCGGAGGGGCGGCGCGGCGACGACCTgccgccgctcgcgcgctcCAAGCGCTCCAACACCATCTCCGTCATGAGCCCCACGCGCCGCCACAG TGCGTCGGCGGGcagggcgggcggcggcgcgggcggcgcggtgggcgcgggcggcggcggcgtcaCGCCCTCCTTCGTGTTCCTGCAGCTATACCACAACATGAGCACCTACCCCATCACGCCGCCGGTGCCAG GTGAGACGCCGACGATCCTGAACCCGCTGGCGGAGCGGCCGCTGCGAGTGTCGGGCGTGCAACACGAACGTACCATCAAGAACCTCGACCTCGTGCCGCCCGTAGAGACATACAAA ATCGGAGTGTTGTACGTGGGGCCCGGACAACAAGACAACGAAGTTTTAATATTGAAGAACGAATACGGCAGTGTGAG GTACGCGGAGTTCCTGACGCAGCTGGGCACGCTGGTGTCGCTGGAGGGCGGCGACGACGACCAGCCGCACCTCTTCCTCAACCTGGAGAAGGGCGGCAAGGACGGACACTACACATACGTGTGGAACGACGACATCATGCAGGTGCTGTTCCACGTGGCCACGGCCATGCCCTCGTCGGCGAAGGACCCCACGTGCAACGAGAAGCGCAAGTACATCGGCAACGACTACGTGAGCATCGTGTACAACGACTCCGGCGCTGACTTCAACATACACACCATCAAG GGCCAGCTGAACTTCTGCATCGTGGTGGTGGAGCCGTACGAGCACGGCATGAACCGCGTGTTCATCAAGACCAAGGACGAGCGCATCCGCACCAAGTTCCTCGCGCACCTCGACACGCACTGCGTGTCCGACGCCAACGTGGCGCTGCTGGCGCGGCAGATGGCGCTGCACTGCGCG CTGGCGTCGCACATCTCGCAGTCGCTGAAGCTGGGCGGCGCGCCGTACGCGTCCAACTCGCTGGAGCGGCTGCGCATCATCAAGCGGCTGCGCGTGCGCGCGCAGGCGGAGcggctggcggcggcggcgcgggcgccggaGCCCTACGCCGGCCCGCCCGACCTGGCGCACCGCGTCGCCATCGACGACTTCAACGACTACACCTAG